From Caldicellulosiruptor hydrothermalis 108, a single genomic window includes:
- a CDS encoding phospholipase D-like domain-containing anti-phage protein: protein MLERYSSRLTDLAEGFLNKHLKNAKSYDRLAGYFSSSILEIAGEAIESIEGVARVVCNSEVESKDVLVAKLAKQKLVREWFKSKPELKAEQFPERFKKLYELLKSGKLQVRVVPNDVYGLVHGKAGVITLSDGRKIAFVGSVNETLPAWKGNYEILWADDSIESVEWVQNEFDFFWNNPYACELCDLIIENIGRLAERNIVSIEEWKKEPDPASPVIEAPVYREGFGLWNHQKYFVKMVFEEHCKDGARYILADEVGLGKTAQLGMIAQLTALYGNKPVLIIVPKTLLWQWQDELKTMFDIPSAVWDGKRWIVETGQEYRPQANGIPPILQCPRRIGIISQGLITSNSDIVKPLLDLEYECVIVDEAHRARRQNLNKPGEKPEPNNLMKFLLELSQKTKTMILATATPIQLHPIEGWDLLYILAQGSQKVLGDAFSLWQLRPLEGIDYVRGEKEISSKAYYWSWIRNPLPPSSENPFTIGKLRRSLGMGDDEYVSYDDYDALLPSQQDIVDELIEENFMEKYNPFIRHIVKRKRSTLENTVDPETGEPYLKKIDVVLFGEGDDEGLVLSAPLKKAYEYAEEFTNLLRQKTGAKGFYKTLLLRRMGSSMQAGLNTAKAIYEKRAIVKDDFSEEDEDDEMPDRISITGRDELFCLEEIIDLLEYNKDNDPKLNKILHILNDMGWLERGCIIFSEYFDTAWTIAQKLSSAMPDKNIAIYAGGDKSGIIKNGVYSKVERDEIKELVLDGKIKLMIGTDAAAEGLNLQTLGALINVDLPWNPIRLEQRQGRIRRIGQQFDKVYVYNLRYKDSIEDRIHAVLSGRIKLTYDMIGSLPEIIKDEWMEIVKTVEILNSEHPFDIKYKEHVEKVDWESCKKVLDNEQRKEWLMRGWSN, encoded by the coding sequence ATGCTTGAAAGATATTCGTCACGTCTTACTGACCTTGCAGAGGGATTTTTAAACAAACACCTGAAAAATGCTAAAAGCTATGATAGACTTGCTGGGTACTTTAGCTCATCTATCTTAGAGATAGCAGGTGAAGCAATTGAGAGTATAGAAGGAGTTGCAAGGGTTGTTTGCAACTCTGAGGTTGAGAGCAAGGACGTTTTGGTGGCAAAACTTGCAAAACAAAAGCTTGTCAGGGAATGGTTCAAATCAAAACCTGAGCTTAAGGCTGAACAGTTTCCAGAGAGGTTTAAAAAACTCTATGAACTTCTGAAAAGCGGTAAACTTCAGGTAAGAGTTGTACCAAATGATGTGTATGGACTTGTACATGGCAAAGCCGGTGTCATAACTCTATCAGATGGTAGAAAGATTGCATTTGTTGGAAGTGTCAATGAAACCCTACCTGCCTGGAAAGGCAACTACGAGATACTTTGGGCAGATGACAGTATTGAGAGCGTGGAATGGGTGCAAAATGAGTTTGACTTTTTCTGGAATAATCCTTATGCTTGTGAGCTTTGTGATTTGATAATTGAAAATATAGGAAGATTGGCAGAAAGAAATATAGTTAGCATTGAGGAGTGGAAAAAAGAGCCTGATCCTGCATCTCCTGTGATAGAAGCACCTGTTTACCGGGAAGGTTTTGGGCTTTGGAATCACCAAAAGTATTTTGTAAAAATGGTGTTTGAAGAGCACTGCAAAGATGGAGCAAGATACATTCTTGCAGATGAGGTTGGACTTGGTAAAACTGCCCAGCTTGGTATGATTGCTCAGCTAACTGCGCTCTATGGAAACAAACCTGTTTTGATAATTGTTCCAAAGACACTTTTATGGCAGTGGCAGGATGAGCTCAAAACAATGTTTGATATACCTTCTGCTGTGTGGGATGGGAAAAGATGGATAGTTGAAACAGGGCAAGAGTACAGGCCACAGGCAAATGGCATACCCCCAATCTTACAGTGTCCAAGACGAATAGGAATAATTTCCCAAGGCTTGATTACCTCTAATTCGGATATTGTAAAGCCTCTTTTGGACCTTGAGTATGAATGTGTAATTGTTGATGAGGCACACAGGGCAAGGCGCCAAAATTTAAATAAGCCTGGTGAAAAGCCAGAGCCTAACAACCTTATGAAGTTTTTACTTGAGCTTTCGCAAAAGACAAAGACAATGATTTTAGCAACTGCAACTCCAATTCAGCTACATCCCATTGAGGGTTGGGACCTTCTGTATATACTTGCACAGGGCTCACAAAAGGTTTTAGGCGATGCGTTTAGCCTGTGGCAACTAAGACCTTTAGAAGGAATTGATTATGTGAGGGGAGAAAAAGAAATTTCAAGTAAGGCTTATTACTGGAGCTGGATAAGAAATCCTCTGCCTCCCTCAAGTGAAAATCCATTTACAATTGGGAAACTCAGAAGATCACTTGGTATGGGTGATGATGAGTATGTTTCATATGATGATTATGATGCACTTTTGCCATCCCAGCAGGATATCGTAGATGAGCTTATAGAAGAAAACTTCATGGAAAAGTATAATCCTTTTATCAGGCATATTGTCAAGAGAAAAAGAAGTACACTTGAAAATACAGTTGATCCAGAAACAGGTGAGCCATATCTTAAGAAGATTGATGTTGTCCTTTTTGGTGAAGGTGATGATGAAGGTCTTGTACTTTCTGCACCACTCAAAAAAGCTTATGAGTATGCTGAAGAATTTACAAATTTACTGAGGCAGAAAACAGGCGCGAAAGGGTTTTATAAGACACTACTTTTGCGAAGGATGGGCTCTTCTATGCAAGCAGGCTTGAACACTGCAAAAGCAATTTATGAAAAGAGAGCAATTGTTAAAGACGACTTTTCTGAAGAGGATGAAGACGATGAAATGCCTGATAGAATTAGTATCACAGGCAGGGACGAGCTTTTCTGTTTGGAAGAAATAATAGATCTTCTTGAATATAACAAAGACAATGACCCAAAGCTAAACAAAATTTTGCATATCTTAAACGACATGGGGTGGCTTGAAAGAGGCTGCATAATCTTTTCTGAGTACTTTGACACAGCATGGACCATTGCACAAAAGTTGTCTTCAGCTATGCCAGACAAGAACATAGCAATTTATGCGGGTGGTGATAAATCTGGCATAATCAAGAATGGAGTTTATTCAAAGGTAGAACGGGATGAGATAAAAGAGCTTGTGTTAGACGGTAAAATTAAACTTATGATTGGAACAGATGCCGCTGCAGAAGGTTTGAACTTGCAAACGCTTGGTGCTCTTATAAACGTTGACCTTCCATGGAATCCAATCAGGTTAGAGCAGCGCCAGGGAAGAATAAGAAGAATAGGTCAGCAATTTGATAAGGTTTATGTGTATAACTTAAGATACAAAGATTCTATTGAAGATAGAATTCATGCGGTTCTGTCTGGCAGAATAAAACTCACCTATGATATGATTGGATCACTTCCAGAGATTATAAAGGATGAGTGGATGGAGATAGTCAAAACGGTTGAGATACTAAATTCCGAACATCCATTTGATATAAAATATAAGGAACATGTCGAAAAAGTCGACTGGGAAAGCTGCAAAAAGGTTTTGGATAATGAACAAAGAAAAGAGTGGCTGATGAGGGGGTGGAGTAATTGA
- a CDS encoding DUF262 domain-containing protein produces MNLQQGQMNLLDLVRKAYNGECMLPDFQRNFVWTRYDIEELIKSLLQGMFIGTFLILETNPQSVPFKVIFVEGAEKVNPQICEQPKILILDGQQRLTSLFYAIYSPDIPLRNSENPYAFFIDLEKLAEDNIEDAVFSWSKKWREFKEIIDENGDYNLEVLKEKKILPLTVFKDIPEFYKLWFGEYKLLFEDKEANKIFAYIDNMIKYNIFTLSLGLSYNDKPDEIAALFEKINRSGVKLSIYDLLVARFYKFIRLREKWEEVFENSVNIKKLAGRIDNTTVPYSFIQALALAADKNISSREMLRIDNNILSDQSWTRVVDIAENKVLPYLLQVNNFGIVDFEKWLPYYPIVTMMIAFFLKFDHPDTDKIEKWYWSAVFSERYSGSTETAMAKDFKEVCAWFNNNNLIPEVVEKLRNQLESNVYTLKEVRRKGSSKYIGIFNLLFKNGAKDFYYPENIAFNQLDDHHIFPVSFLKAKGVEVDVDSIMNRTLIFENTNRSISRHSPGDYIRKMIEIQKSKGLSEQEAEHKVKEILKDHFIDEEMYLLLKNTTNNLTPSEIKENFERFINKREKLILNEIKRLIR; encoded by the coding sequence ATGAATCTCCAGCAAGGCCAAATGAACTTATTGGACTTAGTTAGAAAGGCTTATAATGGTGAATGTATGCTCCCCGATTTTCAAAGAAATTTTGTTTGGACAAGATATGACATTGAAGAGCTTATAAAATCACTTCTTCAGGGTATGTTTATAGGAACTTTTTTGATTTTAGAAACGAATCCACAAAGTGTTCCTTTTAAGGTGATTTTTGTGGAAGGAGCAGAAAAGGTGAATCCCCAAATTTGTGAACAACCTAAGATATTAATTTTGGATGGACAACAAAGACTTACATCTTTGTTTTACGCTATATATAGTCCTGATATTCCTCTACGCAATTCTGAAAATCCCTATGCATTTTTTATTGATTTAGAAAAACTTGCTGAAGATAACATTGAGGACGCGGTATTCAGCTGGTCAAAAAAATGGAGAGAGTTCAAGGAGATTATTGATGAAAACGGAGACTATAATCTTGAAGTTTTAAAAGAGAAGAAAATATTGCCATTGACAGTGTTTAAAGATATTCCTGAGTTCTATAAATTATGGTTTGGAGAGTATAAATTATTATTTGAAGACAAGGAAGCGAATAAAATATTTGCTTATATTGATAACATGATAAAATATAACATTTTTACTCTATCGCTTGGTCTATCATATAATGACAAACCTGATGAAATTGCTGCACTGTTTGAAAAAATCAATAGAAGTGGTGTAAAACTTTCCATTTATGATCTTCTTGTAGCAAGATTTTACAAGTTCATAAGACTTCGAGAAAAGTGGGAAGAAGTATTTGAAAATAGTGTTAATATTAAAAAACTTGCAGGAAGAATAGATAACACTACAGTTCCATATTCATTTATTCAAGCTCTTGCATTAGCGGCCGACAAAAACATCAGTTCACGAGAAATGCTTAGGATAGATAATAACATTCTTTCAGACCAGAGTTGGACCAGAGTGGTTGATATTGCAGAAAATAAGGTATTGCCGTATTTGCTCCAGGTAAATAACTTTGGAATAGTAGATTTTGAAAAGTGGTTGCCATATTATCCTATTGTTACAATGATGATTGCATTCTTCTTAAAATTTGATCATCCTGACACAGATAAAATTGAAAAATGGTACTGGAGTGCAGTCTTTTCAGAACGATATTCAGGTTCTACCGAAACCGCTATGGCAAAAGACTTCAAAGAAGTATGTGCTTGGTTTAACAATAATAACTTAATACCTGAGGTTGTGGAAAAGTTAAGAAATCAATTAGAGAGTAATGTATATACTTTGAAAGAGGTAAGGAGAAAGGGAAGTTCAAAATATATCGGAATTTTCAATCTTTTATTTAAAAACGGAGCAAAGGATTTTTATTATCCTGAGAACATTGCATTTAACCAGCTTGATGACCATCATATTTTTCCAGTGAGCTTTTTGAAAGCCAAAGGTGTGGAGGTTGATGTTGACTCAATTATGAACAGGACATTGATTTTTGAAAATACTAACAGAAGCATATCTCGTCACAGTCCAGGTGATTACATAAGAAAGATGATTGAAATTCAAAAATCAAAAGGCCTATCAGAACAAGAAGCAGAGCACAAGGTAAAAGAGATATTAAAGGACCATTTCATAGATGAAGAAATGTATTTATTGTTAAAAAACACTACTAATAATCTGACACCTTCGGAGATTAAAGAGAACTTTGAAAGATTTATAAATAAACGAGAAAAGTTAATTTTGAATGAGATAAAAAGGCTAATAAGGTAA
- a CDS encoding ATP-binding protein, whose product MNEKIKLYRLCFENLKVYRNLIHDSVLEKLYNLICYIDDGSQDFARIVNLYSTVYYNLLEAGKGCSLKEYIIEKILFSENTFTKLAAKSVNNIAINESLKKATAYDLDCLEFISNFSAKEIKDYLKESATLPNFLAESFLELKGTNTMLHNTIDNSTKTIIEKFLNITPWSSLIEELVEFHRQNGFGIFAKYKGFSWDGEKLIGIENLDPIRLDSLVNIDRQKKIVVENTLAFLNGQRVNNILLYGSRGTGKSSTVKAILNEFSHKGLRVVEVFKDQLYTFPRLIRILRDVPLKFIIFVDDLSFEDIEENYTKLKAILEGSLEAMPQNVVIYATSNRRHFVKERFSDRNGLSDDEVHFNDTLEEKLSLADRFGIVVTYPSPTQQEYLAIVDEIAKKKGIEITEKLHRLALQWEMNYNGRSARTAKQFVDWYETQVKMKKG is encoded by the coding sequence ATGAATGAGAAAATAAAGCTCTACAGACTGTGTTTTGAAAACCTAAAAGTTTATCGAAACCTTATTCATGATAGCGTTCTTGAAAAGCTGTACAATCTTATCTGCTACATTGACGATGGAAGTCAGGATTTTGCAAGAATTGTAAATCTTTATAGCACAGTTTATTACAATCTTTTAGAAGCTGGGAAAGGCTGTAGTTTAAAGGAATACATTATTGAGAAAATTCTCTTTAGCGAAAATACTTTTACAAAATTAGCAGCAAAAAGTGTTAACAATATAGCAATAAATGAGAGTCTTAAAAAAGCTACAGCTTATGATTTAGACTGCCTTGAGTTTATATCAAATTTTTCTGCAAAAGAGATAAAAGATTATTTAAAAGAATCTGCTACCTTGCCAAACTTTTTAGCTGAAAGTTTTTTAGAGCTCAAAGGCACAAATACCATGTTGCACAACACCATTGATAACTCTACAAAAACCATCATTGAAAAATTTTTGAATATAACTCCCTGGAGCAGTTTAATTGAGGAGCTTGTAGAATTCCACAGGCAAAATGGCTTTGGAATCTTTGCAAAATACAAAGGTTTTTCATGGGATGGCGAGAAGCTAATTGGCATTGAGAACTTAGACCCAATAAGATTAGATAGCCTTGTAAATATTGACAGGCAGAAAAAGATTGTTGTTGAAAACACTTTAGCGTTTTTAAATGGTCAAAGAGTCAACAACATCCTGCTTTATGGCAGCAGAGGAACTGGAAAGTCATCAACTGTAAAAGCAATTTTGAACGAGTTTTCTCACAAGGGTTTGAGAGTTGTTGAAGTGTTTAAAGACCAGCTTTACACTTTTCCGAGGCTAATTAGAATCTTAAGAGATGTCCCGCTTAAATTCATAATCTTTGTAGATGATTTGTCTTTTGAAGACATTGAGGAAAATTATACCAAACTAAAAGCCATTTTAGAAGGGTCTTTAGAGGCAATGCCTCAAAATGTTGTTATATATGCAACCTCAAACAGAAGACACTTCGTAAAAGAAAGGTTTAGCGACAGAAATGGTCTTTCTGATGATGAAGTGCACTTTAACGACACTTTAGAAGAAAAACTTTCTCTTGCTGACAGGTTTGGAATAGTGGTCACATACCCATCCCCAACCCAGCAGGAATACCTTGCAATTGTTGATGAAATTGCAAAGAAAAAGGGAATTGAAATTACAGAAAAGCTTCACAGGCTTGCTCTGCAGTGGGAGATGAACTACAACGGCCGCTCAGCAAGAACAGCTAAGCAGTTTGTTGACTGGTATGAGACGCAGGTTAAAATGAAAAAGGGCTAA
- a CDS encoding low molecular weight phosphatase family protein: MKLDEIFKGLSDPAGKPIEEFRKIRDEIEKKILELLERVKKEYYLLCPSVQTCSCEI, encoded by the coding sequence ATGAAGCTTGATGAAATTTTCAAAGGGTTGAGTGACCCTGCAGGAAAACCTATTGAAGAGTTTAGAAAAATCAGGGATGAGATAGAAAAGAAGATTTTGGAATTGCTTGAGAGGGTTAAAAAGGAATATTACTTGCTTTGTCCTTCAGTTCAAACTTGTTCTTGTGAAATATAG
- a CDS encoding SurA N-terminal domain-containing protein, whose protein sequence is MKEKKIRKCFSLIIMVIINLMAFSTVFSADIWIECGKKIKNIQQSKDNRVVAVVNGEKIYKKDLEIAYALEEASYLSQKESYQKLLKKYKASFLKPPVQKTKKDVLNSMIENLLLLQAAKKEGYFVSEKEAKDYYEKTKKTMQDVMSGKISGYVESVKFANDVIEKLIKGWGITREEYDRKAIEQTRNMLSIQKLLNAKFEEFRLKSKNLVIENFRKEYINSLKKKAKITIYE, encoded by the coding sequence TTGAAAGAGAAGAAGATTAGAAAATGTTTTTCTTTGATAATAATGGTAATAATAAATCTAATGGCATTTTCTACAGTCTTCTCAGCAGATATTTGGATAGAGTGTGGCAAGAAGATAAAAAATATACAGCAGTCAAAAGACAATAGAGTTGTAGCAGTTGTAAATGGTGAAAAGATTTATAAAAAGGATTTAGAGATTGCGTATGCGTTAGAAGAGGCAAGCTATTTATCTCAAAAAGAATCTTATCAAAAGCTTTTAAAAAAATACAAGGCAAGCTTTCTAAAGCCACCTGTGCAAAAGACAAAAAAAGATGTTTTAAACAGCATGATAGAAAATCTCCTTTTGCTTCAGGCTGCTAAAAAAGAGGGATATTTTGTATCCGAAAAAGAAGCAAAAGACTACTATGAAAAAACAAAGAAGACAATGCAAGACGTAATGAGTGGAAAAATTTCAGGTTATGTGGAAAGTGTAAAGTTTGCAAATGATGTAATTGAGAAGCTCATCAAAGGATGGGGAATAACAAGAGAGGAGTATGACAGAAAAGCTATTGAACAAACAAGAAATATGCTTTCAATTCAAAAACTGCTTAACGCAAAATTTGAAGAGTTCAGGCTCAAGTCTAAGAATTTGGTAATTGAAAACTTCAGAAAGGAATATATAAATTCATTAAAGAAAAAAGCAAAAATAACAATATATGAATGA
- a CDS encoding TetR/AcrR family transcriptional regulator: protein MPKQTFLNLPEEKRNLITDTLIKHFSQKPYHEVDISDVAKECNVAKGSMYQYFENKKDMYFYAIEVSYQRFLKLLEKLDMVHINIFDYYENSLKSIWLAMKELKYEYMLIERAFFLHDAPFKDEVNERFLKQSRDFLIEVIKYNQEKGIIRDDIDATVIAIFLEGAGFYMKKFIIEQALQNMSTTLEIDIEYFKKAMSQFWTLLKEGIGKK from the coding sequence ATGCCTAAGCAAACATTTTTAAACCTTCCAGAAGAGAAAAGAAACCTTATAACAGATACATTAATAAAGCACTTTTCACAAAAACCTTATCATGAGGTTGATATATCTGATGTTGCAAAAGAATGCAATGTTGCAAAGGGGAGCATGTATCAGTATTTTGAAAACAAGAAAGACATGTACTTTTACGCAATAGAGGTCTCTTATCAGAGATTTTTGAAACTTCTTGAAAAGCTTGATATGGTACATATAAACATTTTTGATTATTATGAGAACTCGTTAAAAAGTATATGGCTTGCAATGAAAGAACTAAAATACGAATACATGCTTATAGAAAGAGCGTTTTTTTTACATGACGCCCCTTTTAAAGATGAAGTAAATGAGAGATTTTTAAAACAGTCAAGAGACTTTTTGATAGAAGTTATAAAATACAACCAAGAAAAAGGGATTATAAGAGACGATATTGATGCAACCGTAATTGCTATATTTTTAGAAGGTGCAGGCTTCTATATGAAAAAATTTATAATAGAACAAGCTTTACAAAATATGTCAACTACACTTGAGATTGATATAGAATACTTCAAAAAGGCTATGTCGCAGTTTTGGACCCTATTAAAAGAAGGAATTGGAAAAAAGTAA
- a CDS encoding ABC transporter ATP-binding protein, with protein sequence MFVKVENLSKVYRMGQSTIKALDRVSFELEKGKIYTVIGPSGSGKTTLFNIIGGLDRADEGRVFVDSKEITAMDQKRLSEYRRDYVGFVFQFFNLINGLTVYENVLSSAHLSKNPLDVDMVLKMMDVYSEKDKFPFELSGGQQQRVAIARAVVKNPALILCDEPTGALDYDSSKLVLKLLEDVNKKFGTTILIITHNLAISKMADATLRLRSGRLVEFSKNPQKISAQEVTW encoded by the coding sequence GTGTTTGTGAAGGTTGAGAATCTTTCAAAGGTCTACAGGATGGGCCAAAGTACAATCAAGGCGCTCGATAGAGTAAGTTTTGAGCTCGAAAAAGGAAAAATCTACACTGTGATAGGTCCATCTGGGTCAGGTAAAACCACGCTTTTTAACATCATTGGCGGGCTTGACAGGGCAGATGAAGGCAGAGTTTTTGTAGATAGCAAAGAGATAACTGCAATGGACCAAAAAAGGCTTTCTGAGTACAGGCGCGACTATGTGGGGTTTGTATTTCAGTTTTTTAACCTCATAAATGGTCTTACGGTATATGAAAATGTGCTCTCAAGTGCACATCTTAGCAAAAATCCGTTGGATGTTGATATGGTATTAAAAATGATGGATGTCTATTCTGAAAAGGACAAATTTCCGTTTGAACTGTCTGGCGGACAGCAGCAAAGGGTGGCAATTGCAAGAGCAGTTGTCAAAAACCCTGCATTGATTTTGTGCGATGAGCCAACAGGTGCACTTGACTATGACAGCAGCAAACTTGTGTTAAAACTTTTAGAAGATGTAAATAAAAAGTTTGGTACAACCATTTTAATAATTACACACAATCTTGCAATTTCTAAAATGGCAGATGCTACGTTGAGGCTGAGGTCAGGTAGACTTGTAGAATTTTCGAAAAATCCTCAAAAGATTTCTGCTCAAGAGGTGACATGGTGA